From a region of the Eulemur rufifrons isolate Redbay chromosome 7, OSU_ERuf_1, whole genome shotgun sequence genome:
- the LHX3 gene encoding LIM/homeobox protein Lhx3, translating into MEARGELGPARESAGGDLLLALLARRADLRREVPLCAGCDQHILDRFILKALDRHWHSKCLKCSDCHTPLAERCFSRGESVYCKDDFFKRFGTKCAACQLGIPPTQVVRRAQDFVYHLHCFACVVCKRQLATGDEFYLMEDSRLVCKADYETAKQREAEATAKRPRTTITAKQLETLKSAYNTSPKPARHVREQLSSETGLDMRVVQVWFQNRRAKEKRLKKDAGRQRWGQYFRNMKRSRGSSKSDKDSVQEGQDSDAEVSFTDEPTMAEMGPANGLYSSLGEPTPALGRPSGALGSFSLEHGGLAGPEQYRELRPGSPYGVPPSPAAPQSLPGPQPLLSSLVYPEASLGLVPSGAAGGPPPMRVLSGNGPSSDLSTGSSGGYPDFPASPASWLDEVDHAQF; encoded by the exons ATGGAGGCGCGCGGGGAGCTGGGCCCGGCTCGGGAGTCGGCGGGCGGCGACCTGCTGCTGGCGCTGCTGGCGCGGAGGGCGGACCTGCGCCGAG AGGTCCCGCTGTGCGCCGGCTGCGACCAGCATATCCTGGACCGCTTCATCCTCAAGGCCCTGGACCGCCACTGGCACAGCAAGTGCCTCAAGTGCAGCGACTGCCACACGCCGCTGGCCGAGCGCTGCTTCAGCCGCGGGGAGAGCGTTTACTGCAAGGACGACTTCTTCAA GCGCTTCGGGACCAAGTGCGCCGCGTGCCAGCTGGGCATCCCGCCCACCCAGGTGGTGCGCCGTGCCCAGGACTTCGTGTACCACCTGCACTGCTTTGCCTGCGTCGTCTGCAAGCGGCAGCTGGCCACGGGAGACGAGTTCTACCTCATGGAGGACAGCCGGCTCGTGTGCAAGGCGGACTATGAGACGGCCAAGCAGCGAG AGGCCGAGGCCACGGCCAAGCGGCCGCGCACGACCATCACGGCCAAGCAGCTGGAGACGCTGAAGAGCGCCTACAACACCTCGCCCAAGCCGGCGCGCCACGTGCGCGAGCAGCTCTCTTCCGAGACGGGCCTGGACATGCGTGTCGTGCAG gtTTGGTTCCAGAACCGCCGGGCCAAGGAAAAGCGGCTGAAGAAGGACGCGGGCCGGCAGCGCTGGGGGCAGTATTTCCGCAACATGAAGCGCTCCCGCGGCAGCTCCAAGTCGGACAAGGACAGCGTGCAGGAGGGCCAGGACAGCGATGCTGAGGTCTCCTTCACTG ATGAGCCCACCATGGCTGAAATGGGCCCCGCCAATGGCCTCTACAGCAGCCTGGGGGAGCCCACCCCAGCCTTGGGCCGGCCCTCGGGAGCCCTGGGCAGCTTTTCACTGGAGCATGGTGGCCTGGCTGGCCCAGAGCAGTACCGAGAGCTGCGCCCCGGCAGCCCCTATGGCGTCCCCCCATCCCCCGCTGCCCCGCAGAGCCTCccgggcccccagcccctgctctccagcctggtgTACCCCGAGGCCAGCTTGGGCCTCGTGCCCTCAGGGGCCGCAGGCGGGCCCCCACCCATGAGGGTGCTGTCGGGGAACGGACCCAGCTCCGACCTATCCACGGGGAGCAGTGGGGGTTACCCCGACTTCCCTGCCAGCCCGGCCTCCTGGCTGGACGAGGTGGACCACGCGCAGTTCTGA